A window of the Streptomyces albireticuli genome harbors these coding sequences:
- a CDS encoding DUF1684 domain-containing protein — protein sequence MTTDAQQQWKAWHEERTGTVAAPYGPLSLTGTFWLSDLADGRIPAFPGDRGEAVPGHWADAGEAVLLTAAAADGLTVDGRPAEGEYRLAADGGTATARVAHGTRKLLVMRREGLWAVRVYDPESAARREFTGIGVFGHDPRWSLPGRYRPYEQDRRIRVGNADGRERGLGLSGELAFDIDGEEHILRVAAEGDGGLWAVFADGTSGRTSYRFRFLYTPPPAPDGRVTVDFNRAVLPPCAFADAFICPFPPPGNTLAAEVPAGERTVL from the coding sequence ATGACCACCGACGCACAACAGCAGTGGAAGGCGTGGCACGAAGAGCGCACCGGTACGGTCGCCGCGCCGTACGGTCCGCTCTCGCTCACCGGCACCTTCTGGCTCTCCGATCTCGCCGACGGTCGAATTCCGGCCTTCCCCGGTGACCGCGGTGAGGCGGTCCCGGGGCACTGGGCCGACGCGGGCGAGGCCGTGCTCCTCACCGCCGCGGCGGCGGACGGGCTGACCGTCGACGGCCGCCCCGCCGAGGGGGAGTACCGCCTCGCCGCCGACGGCGGGACGGCCACGGCCCGGGTCGCGCACGGCACGCGCAAGCTGCTCGTCATGCGCCGCGAGGGTCTCTGGGCCGTGCGCGTCTACGATCCGGAGTCCGCCGCCCGCCGGGAGTTCACCGGCATCGGCGTCTTCGGCCACGACCCGCGCTGGTCGCTGCCGGGGCGCTACCGCCCGTACGAGCAGGACCGCCGGATCAGGGTCGGGAACGCCGACGGGCGCGAGCGCGGTCTCGGCCTCTCCGGTGAGCTGGCCTTCGACATCGACGGCGAGGAGCACATCCTGCGCGTCGCGGCCGAGGGGGACGGCGGGCTGTGGGCGGTGTTCGCCGACGGCACCAGCGGCCGGACCAGCTACCGCTTCCGCTTCCTCTACACGCCCCCGCCCGCGCCGGACGGGCGGGTGACCGTGGACTTCAACCGCGCGGTGCTGCCCCCGTGCGCCTTCGCCGACGCGTTCATCTGCCCCTTCCCGCCGCCCGGCAACACGCTGGCGGCCGAGGTGCCGGCGGGGGAGCGGACGGTTCTGTAA